The following are from one region of the Variovorax sp. V213 genome:
- a CDS encoding beta-ketoacyl-ACP synthase III: MPVPFQRVYIESAGYFMPGEPIPNERMDAYIAPLNRMSERIKRRILAENGILTRHYAIDEEGVTRHTNAQLAAGAIRDCLQRGGTELSRVSLLASGSSGGDTLMPGFANMIQGELAAPPMETLSVHGICAAGVSAIQSAAQGIELGAHRTALAVASEMPSRLFKRSRFAARGYETDFDSHFLRWMLSDGAGALLLSDGTPALAGNPGLRLRLKWVHQRAFSGDYPVCMQLGLTEDRARGHLDFGSWAEAEAAGALSLRQDIRLLPHLFDIGIHEYATLVRDGWVDPKRVDHFLCHYSSEKFIPVVEDLMAKADLAIPRERWWSNLAWRGNTGAASILIMLSEFLHTKTLKAGEQIFCYVPESGRFMAAYMLLEVEAAGTASQQAGAGPRMTSESAPDDEIAIAPPHDPAAAPEGLGTLLTELAGIWHDYRSRAWRTPLIRQIRERRFALPDYLNWMEQWVPQVREGSRWMREGAASLTGPYKALAALIDVHAGEEQDDFNILFSDYRNAGGTAPRIDDLRRNPGGEALNAYLHGLAATRDPIGLLGAIYIIEGTGQRIVPALLPLIKAGLKLPPDAFRFLEYHGHNDENHLNRWLAAVEMVMAVEADKGGEEANGRGRAARQIIDTARHTAALYLMQFQHITERMPHEPNA, translated from the coding sequence ATGCCCGTTCCATTTCAACGCGTCTACATCGAGAGCGCCGGCTATTTCATGCCCGGCGAGCCCATTCCCAACGAGCGAATGGATGCCTACATCGCGCCGCTCAACCGCATGTCGGAGCGCATCAAGCGGCGCATCCTGGCCGAGAACGGCATCCTCACGCGGCACTATGCGATAGACGAAGAGGGCGTGACGCGCCACACCAATGCGCAACTGGCCGCAGGTGCGATTCGCGATTGCCTGCAGCGCGGCGGGACCGAACTGTCGCGCGTGTCGCTGCTGGCCAGCGGATCTTCGGGCGGCGACACGCTGATGCCGGGCTTTGCCAACATGATCCAGGGCGAACTGGCGGCGCCGCCGATGGAAACGCTGTCGGTGCACGGCATCTGCGCCGCGGGCGTGTCGGCCATCCAGTCGGCCGCGCAGGGTATCGAGTTGGGCGCGCACCGCACCGCGCTTGCGGTGGCCAGCGAAATGCCGTCGCGCCTTTTCAAGCGCTCGCGCTTCGCGGCGCGCGGCTACGAAACCGACTTCGATTCGCACTTTCTTCGCTGGATGCTTTCCGATGGCGCGGGCGCGCTGCTGCTGTCCGACGGCACGCCTGCGCTGGCCGGCAACCCGGGGCTGCGCCTGAGGTTGAAATGGGTGCACCAGCGCGCGTTCTCGGGCGATTACCCAGTCTGCATGCAACTGGGCCTGACCGAGGACCGCGCCCGCGGCCATCTCGATTTCGGTTCCTGGGCCGAGGCGGAAGCGGCCGGCGCCCTGTCCCTGCGGCAGGACATCCGCCTGCTGCCGCACCTGTTCGACATCGGCATCCACGAATACGCGACGCTGGTGCGCGACGGTTGGGTCGATCCGAAGCGGGTCGACCACTTCCTGTGCCACTACTCGTCGGAGAAATTCATTCCGGTGGTCGAAGACCTGATGGCCAAGGCCGACCTGGCCATTCCACGCGAGCGGTGGTGGAGCAACCTCGCCTGGCGCGGCAACACCGGTGCGGCGTCGATCCTGATCATGCTGTCGGAGTTTCTGCACACCAAGACGCTGAAAGCCGGAGAGCAGATCTTCTGCTACGTGCCGGAATCGGGGCGTTTCATGGCCGCCTACATGCTGCTGGAGGTCGAGGCGGCCGGCACGGCGTCTCAGCAGGCGGGGGCCGGGCCGCGCATGACTTCTGAATCGGCTCCCGACGACGAGATCGCGATTGCGCCTCCGCACGATCCGGCCGCTGCCCCCGAAGGATTGGGCACGCTGCTGACCGAACTGGCGGGCATCTGGCACGACTACCGCTCGCGCGCCTGGCGCACGCCCCTGATCCGCCAGATCCGCGAACGCCGCTTTGCCTTGCCCGACTACCTGAACTGGATGGAGCAGTGGGTTCCGCAGGTGCGCGAAGGCAGCCGCTGGATGCGCGAAGGCGCCGCTTCGCTGACCGGTCCGTACAAGGCGCTGGCCGCACTGATCGATGTGCATGCGGGCGAGGAACAGGACGACTTCAACATTCTCTTCAGCGACTACAGGAACGCGGGCGGCACCGCGCCGCGCATCGACGACCTGCGCCGCAACCCCGGCGGGGAGGCGCTCAATGCCTACCTGCACGGCCTGGCCGCCACGCGCGACCCCATCGGCCTGCTGGGCGCCATCTACATCATCGAAGGGACGGGCCAGCGCATCGTGCCCGCGCTGCTGCCGCTCATCAAGGCCGGCCTGAAGCTGCCGCCCGATGCGTTCCGCTTTCTCGAGTACCACGGCCACAACGACGAGAACCACCTGAACCGCTGGCTCGCCGCGGTCGAGATGGTGATGGCGGTGGAGGCCGACAAAGGCGGCGAAGAAGCCAACGGGCGGGGCAGGGCGGCCCGCCAGATCATCGATACGGCGCGCCATACGGCGGCGCTGTACCTGATGCAGTTTCAGCACATCACGGAGCGGATGCCACATGAGCCGAATGCCTGA
- a CDS encoding fatty acid desaturase, whose amino-acid sequence MPRRPEALRRLARLRHWRDWQSLAYLAALPALAAWQWMHGFSILLYGPMLFLTLGVGVIHHNHVHLRMWRGRRMNRFTDFWLTLLQGHPTFVFWPAHVANHHRHRHGPRDVARTYRFGGDTNHLRGYLLHPFQAVWVLMPVFFGWLGRLRKRWPGPWRYCMAQYALWLGSWSALLLLDWRKALLLVILPQLHGLHWLLATNYLQHAHADGRRPAADAEAPRDTAGTRLNYARNFEGLVNPLLFNIGLHTAHHENPHVHWSELTELHRTRYRARVDPALNEQGLVPYMVRVFVLGALWPRFCSRSLMSPVPSVPSVPSESSTH is encoded by the coding sequence ATGCCACGCCGGCCTGAGGCGCTGCGCCGGCTGGCACGGCTGCGCCATTGGCGCGACTGGCAGAGCCTTGCGTATCTGGCGGCGCTTCCGGCGCTGGCGGCATGGCAATGGATGCATGGCTTCTCCATACTGCTTTATGGGCCAATGCTGTTCCTGACGCTTGGCGTGGGCGTGATCCATCACAACCACGTGCACCTGCGCATGTGGCGCGGGCGGCGCATGAACCGGTTCACCGACTTCTGGCTCACGCTGCTGCAGGGGCATCCGACCTTTGTTTTCTGGCCTGCGCACGTGGCCAATCACCATCGCCACCGGCACGGGCCGCGGGACGTGGCGCGCACCTACCGTTTCGGTGGCGACACCAATCATTTGCGGGGCTACCTGCTGCATCCGTTCCAGGCCGTGTGGGTGCTGATGCCGGTGTTCTTCGGCTGGCTGGGGCGGCTTCGCAAGCGCTGGCCAGGGCCTTGGCGCTACTGCATGGCGCAGTACGCGCTGTGGCTCGGCAGCTGGAGCGCACTGCTGCTGCTCGACTGGCGCAAGGCCCTGCTGTTGGTGATCTTGCCGCAGTTGCACGGGCTGCATTGGCTGCTGGCGACCAATTATCTGCAGCACGCGCACGCCGACGGACGCCGGCCCGCGGCGGATGCGGAGGCGCCGCGCGATACCGCAGGTACCCGCCTGAACTACGCGCGCAATTTCGAGGGGCTGGTGAACCCGTTGCTGTTCAACATCGGCCTGCACACCGCACATCACGAGAACCCGCATGTCCATTGGTCCGAGCTCACGGAGCTGCACCGCACGCGCTACCGCGCGCGGGTCGATCCCGCGCTCAACGAGCAAGGGCTGGTGCCCTACATGGTTCGCGTGTTCGTGCTGGGAGCCCTGTGGCCGCGTTTTTGCAGCCGCTCGCTGATGTCACCCGTGCCGTCCGTGCCGTCCGTGCCGTCCGAGTCTTCAACCCACTGA
- a CDS encoding sterol desaturase family protein gives MAQTFTSLSALQVMLWGLVFFGGIYLGFGALNGLLTHRVLPALGIGRVLDPRPLQTGQVRRELAQSGVSVLIFGLGMVFPWGLLQLGWARLDTDAGWRQIGAEILVLAIWNDVHFWLNHRLLHTRWLRRFHGPHHRSVVTTPWATYSFHPIEAAMLGNVILLPMLLHDFSFWSLASVPLFSLFFNSIGHSNYDFFPRVSYGHWFAASRRHHLHHACHGGNYGFQFTFMDRLFGTRIAADAAEPQFQAFRSKQQRKQQHATPA, from the coding sequence ATGGCGCAAACCTTTACTTCGTTGTCCGCCCTCCAGGTGATGTTGTGGGGGTTGGTCTTTTTCGGCGGCATCTATCTGGGGTTCGGCGCCCTCAATGGGCTGCTGACCCATCGCGTGCTGCCGGCGCTCGGGATCGGGCGCGTGCTCGACCCGCGGCCGTTGCAGACGGGGCAGGTCCGCCGCGAATTGGCGCAGTCGGGGGTGTCGGTGCTCATCTTCGGGCTGGGCATGGTGTTTCCCTGGGGCCTGCTTCAACTGGGCTGGGCGCGGCTCGACACTGACGCGGGCTGGCGCCAGATCGGGGCCGAAATCCTGGTGCTCGCGATCTGGAACGACGTTCACTTCTGGCTCAACCATCGCCTGCTGCACACGCGCTGGCTGCGGCGCTTTCACGGGCCGCATCACCGCTCGGTCGTGACCACGCCCTGGGCCACGTACAGCTTTCATCCGATCGAGGCGGCGATGCTCGGCAACGTGATCCTGCTGCCCATGCTGCTGCACGATTTCAGCTTCTGGTCGCTCGCCTCGGTGCCGCTTTTCAGCCTGTTCTTCAACAGCATCGGGCACTCCAACTACGACTTCTTTCCCCGCGTGTCTTACGGCCACTGGTTTGCCGCCAGCCGGCGCCACCATTTGCACCATGCCTGCCACGGCGGCAACTACGGGTTCCAGTTCACATTCATGGACCGGCTGTTCGGCACGCGCATTGCCGCCGATGCGGCGGAGCCGCAATTCCAGGCATTCCGCTCGAAGCAGCAACGCAAACAACAGCATGCCACGCCGGCCTGA
- a CDS encoding phospholipase D family protein, producing MNAWTQLLRICLAGAMLASLVACGSLPPARERAAVHAAAVDPTTTLAKIAAASTPPGEHSGFRLMPLGVYSLDARVQLAQRAQRSLVVQYYQFENDATGRLLMRALREAGARGVQVRLLVDDLYTVKSQQLLLALSQTPNVDVRLFNPFCCGRNGFLSRFAASPHEIGRLNHRMHNKLFIADGAMAVVGGRNIADEYFVLSEAQNFIDMDALVVGKVIPQLESIFDAYWNSEQVWPVADIVRGEGGRTPTAADFDASIGMAAAPPKIVLPPSDVLGYGPIAEELDGGRMGLLWGEARAIADPPTKPTTMTADEAIATSVTMKVWTLLMDAKFEVDLTSPYLVPGERGMAAFEDLAKRKVKLTLLTNSLAANDEPLVHTGYARYRERLLRTGADLYELSPQRTTAGERFGMFGKSLGRLHSKTAAIDKTRIFIGSMNLDPRSASQNTEMGVVADSPQLAREMLRVINISKLQNSYRLRLAKETGTLQWLTNDGEKEVILTSEPESSFFQRLHNLLIAPLVPEMLL from the coding sequence ATGAATGCCTGGACCCAACTGCTGCGAATCTGCCTTGCCGGCGCCATGCTGGCGTCGCTGGTGGCCTGTGGATCGCTGCCGCCGGCGCGCGAGCGGGCGGCGGTGCATGCGGCCGCGGTCGATCCGACCACCACGCTCGCAAAGATCGCGGCGGCCTCTACGCCGCCCGGCGAGCACTCCGGCTTCCGGCTGATGCCGCTCGGCGTGTATTCGCTCGACGCGCGCGTGCAGCTTGCGCAGCGCGCCCAGCGCTCGCTGGTGGTCCAGTACTACCAATTCGAGAACGACGCCACCGGACGCCTTCTGATGCGCGCGCTGCGCGAGGCGGGTGCGCGCGGGGTGCAGGTGCGGCTGCTGGTGGACGACCTCTACACCGTCAAGAGTCAGCAGCTGCTGTTGGCGCTATCGCAGACGCCGAACGTGGACGTGCGGCTGTTCAACCCCTTCTGTTGCGGGCGCAACGGTTTCCTGTCGCGCTTTGCGGCGTCGCCGCACGAGATCGGGCGGCTCAACCACCGCATGCACAACAAGCTCTTCATCGCCGACGGAGCGATGGCCGTGGTGGGCGGGCGCAACATTGCCGACGAGTATTTCGTGCTGAGCGAGGCGCAGAACTTCATCGACATGGACGCGCTGGTGGTGGGCAAGGTGATCCCGCAGCTCGAATCGATCTTCGATGCCTACTGGAACAGCGAACAGGTCTGGCCCGTTGCCGACATCGTCCGGGGCGAGGGCGGCCGCACGCCCACGGCCGCCGACTTCGACGCCTCGATAGGCATGGCGGCCGCACCGCCGAAGATCGTGCTTCCGCCTTCCGACGTCCTGGGCTACGGCCCGATCGCGGAAGAACTCGATGGGGGCCGCATGGGGCTTTTGTGGGGTGAGGCCCGCGCCATCGCCGATCCGCCGACCAAGCCGACCACCATGACGGCGGACGAGGCCATTGCCACCAGCGTGACGATGAAGGTCTGGACGCTGCTGATGGACGCCAAGTTCGAAGTCGACCTGACCTCTCCCTACCTGGTGCCGGGCGAGCGCGGCATGGCGGCCTTCGAAGATCTGGCGAAGCGCAAGGTCAAGCTCACGCTGCTGACCAATTCGCTGGCGGCCAACGACGAGCCGTTGGTGCACACCGGCTATGCGCGCTACCGTGAGCGGTTGCTCAGGACCGGGGCCGACCTGTACGAGCTGAGCCCGCAGCGCACCACCGCCGGCGAGCGCTTCGGCATGTTCGGCAAATCGCTGGGGCGGCTGCATTCCAAGACCGCCGCCATCGACAAGACGCGCATCTTCATCGGCTCGATGAACCTCGACCCGCGCTCGGCGAGCCAGAACACCGAGATGGGCGTGGTGGCCGACAGCCCGCAGCTGGCGCGCGAGATGCTGCGCGTCATCAACATCAGCAAGCTGCAGAACTCCTACCGCCTGCGCCTCGCCAAGGAAACCGGCACGCTGCAGTGGCTGACGAACGATGGCGAGAAAGAGGTCATCCTGACATCGGAGCCGGAATCGAGCTTCTTCCAGCGCCTCCACAACCTGCTCATTGCGCCGCTGGTTCCCGAAATGCTGCTGTAG
- a CDS encoding peroxiredoxin: MARPILSRLAPMLIAAGLAFPAWAALDIGDPVPKFTATAALAGKTFRYSLADALAKGPVVLYFFPAADSSDCSIEAHAFAEAVDQFAALGATVIGVSADDIDTLSKFSVKSCQNRFPVASDESKAVINGFDALMQTRPDFANRLSYVISPNGKVAYYYQNLNPDKHVERMLNAVRALPRPGSPR, from the coding sequence ATGGCAAGACCGATCCTCTCACGCCTCGCGCCGATGTTGATCGCAGCCGGGCTGGCATTCCCCGCCTGGGCCGCGCTGGACATCGGCGACCCGGTACCCAAGTTCACCGCCACTGCCGCGCTGGCCGGCAAGACCTTCCGTTATTCGCTGGCCGATGCGCTGGCCAAGGGCCCGGTGGTGTTGTACTTCTTTCCGGCGGCCGACTCCAGCGACTGTTCGATCGAAGCCCATGCCTTCGCCGAAGCCGTCGATCAGTTCGCGGCGCTGGGTGCCACCGTCATCGGCGTGTCGGCCGACGACATCGACACTCTCTCCAAGTTTTCGGTCAAGTCCTGCCAGAACCGGTTTCCCGTGGCGTCGGACGAATCGAAGGCGGTGATCAACGGTTTCGACGCCCTGATGCAGACCCGGCCGGACTTCGCCAACCGCCTCTCGTACGTGATCTCGCCGAACGGCAAAGTGGCCTACTACTATCAGAACCTGAATCCGGACAAGCATGTGGAGCGCATGCTGAATGCGGTGCGGGCGCTGCCGCGGCCCGGTTCGCCCAGGTAG
- a CDS encoding aldehyde dehydrogenase family protein encodes MQLNFIANADVPSSSGRTLQVLDPSDGQPFDDIQRSNAADIDSAVRAARDCFEGVWHKVSAADRGRLLYRLSQKIAEHVDELALIEQRDCGKPVKQARADAVALVRYFEFYAGACDKLHGETIPYQDGYSVFTWREPHGVTGHIIPWNYPMQIFGRSVGGALAAGNVCVVKPAEDACLSLIRVAQLAAEVGFPAGALNIVTGYGHEVGDALARHEGIDHISFTGSPKIGTLIQQVAAERHCPVTLELGGKSPQIIFADADLDAAIPVIINAIVQNAGQTCSAGSRVLIQRGIYEPLLERLGHAFEALRVGPAAMDLDVGPLIRQTQQQRVWDFLSDAQVAGIPMVAHGVVVDEAPETGFYQAPTLLRDVPVNHRLAQEEVFGPVLAAMQFTDEDEAVALANATQFGLVAGVWTADGARQFRMAKRVRSGQVFINNYGAGGGVELPFGGVKSSGYGREKGFEALYGFTTLKTVAIKHG; translated from the coding sequence ATGCAACTCAACTTCATCGCCAACGCCGACGTCCCGTCTTCCTCCGGCCGCACCCTGCAAGTGCTCGATCCGTCCGACGGCCAGCCCTTCGACGACATCCAGCGCAGCAATGCCGCCGACATCGACTCCGCCGTGCGCGCGGCGCGCGATTGTTTCGAGGGCGTCTGGCACAAGGTGAGCGCGGCCGACCGCGGGCGCCTGCTCTACAGGCTCTCGCAGAAGATCGCCGAGCACGTCGACGAGCTGGCGCTGATCGAGCAGCGCGATTGCGGCAAGCCCGTGAAGCAGGCGCGCGCCGATGCGGTGGCGCTGGTGCGCTATTTCGAGTTCTATGCCGGTGCCTGCGACAAGCTGCACGGCGAGACCATTCCCTACCAGGACGGCTACAGCGTGTTCACCTGGCGCGAGCCGCACGGCGTCACGGGACACATCATTCCGTGGAACTACCCGATGCAGATCTTCGGGCGCAGCGTGGGCGGAGCCCTGGCCGCCGGCAACGTGTGCGTGGTGAAGCCGGCAGAAGATGCTTGCCTGTCCCTGATCCGCGTGGCGCAACTGGCGGCCGAAGTCGGCTTTCCGGCCGGCGCGCTCAATATCGTGACGGGCTACGGGCATGAAGTGGGCGATGCGCTTGCTCGGCACGAAGGCATCGACCACATCAGCTTTACCGGCAGTCCCAAGATCGGCACGCTGATCCAGCAGGTGGCGGCCGAACGGCATTGCCCGGTGACGCTCGAACTCGGCGGCAAGAGCCCGCAGATCATCTTTGCCGACGCCGACCTCGACGCGGCCATTCCGGTGATCATCAACGCCATCGTGCAGAACGCCGGACAGACCTGCTCGGCCGGCTCGCGCGTTCTGATCCAGCGCGGCATCTACGAGCCGCTGCTCGAGCGGCTCGGCCACGCCTTCGAGGCGCTGCGCGTCGGTCCCGCGGCCATGGACCTCGACGTCGGCCCGCTGATCCGCCAGACCCAGCAGCAGCGCGTGTGGGATTTCCTGAGCGACGCCCAGGTGGCCGGGATCCCGATGGTGGCCCACGGCGTCGTCGTCGACGAAGCGCCCGAAACCGGCTTCTACCAGGCGCCCACCCTGCTGCGCGACGTGCCTGTCAACCATCGTCTTGCGCAGGAAGAAGTGTTCGGGCCGGTGCTGGCGGCAATGCAGTTCACCGACGAAGACGAAGCGGTGGCGCTCGCCAATGCCACGCAGTTCGGCCTTGTGGCCGGCGTTTGGACGGCCGACGGCGCGCGCCAGTTCCGCATGGCCAAGCGGGTGCGCAGCGGCCAGGTGTTCATCAACAACTACGGCGCGGGCGGCGGCGTGGAACTGCCGTTCGGCGGCGTCAAGTCGTCCGGCTATGGCCGCGAAAAGGGCTTCGAAGCACTTTACGGCTTCACCACCCTCAAGACCGTCGCCATCAAGCACGGCTGA
- the moaA gene encoding GTP 3',8-cyclase MoaA yields MKSKSTTVIPVSEIGRARPAVSVPEIPVPATGRLLDRLGRPLTDLRISVTDRCNFRCSYCMPKDVFDKDYQYLPHSALLSFEEMTRLARLFAAHGVRKIRLTGGEPLLRKNIEGLIGQLSELRTPSGEPLALTLTTNGSLLQRKAAALAAAGLQRVTVSLDSLDDAVFRHMNDVDFPVADVLAGIDAAMTAGLGPLKVNMVVKRGTNEQEILPMARYFRDNHGGKVVLRFIEYMDVGATNGWRMDEVLPSAEVIARIGAEFPLVPLEPSAPGETAQRWAYADGSGEIGVISSVTQAFCHDCSRARLSTEGKLYLCLFASAGHDLRPLLRGTATDEDIGSAIGHIWQGRADRYSELRALRGPDGGESDSNNNKAPRRVEMSYIGG; encoded by the coding sequence ATGAAAAGCAAAAGCACCACCGTCATCCCGGTCTCCGAAATCGGCCGCGCGCGCCCCGCTGTGTCGGTGCCGGAAATCCCCGTGCCTGCCACGGGGCGCCTGCTCGACCGCCTGGGCCGGCCGCTGACCGACCTGCGCATCAGCGTGACGGACCGCTGCAACTTCCGCTGCAGCTACTGCATGCCGAAGGACGTGTTCGACAAGGACTACCAATACCTGCCGCACAGCGCGCTGCTGAGCTTCGAGGAAATGACGCGGCTCGCGCGCCTGTTCGCGGCCCATGGCGTGCGCAAGATCCGGCTCACCGGTGGTGAACCGCTGCTGCGCAAGAACATCGAGGGGCTGATCGGGCAGCTTTCCGAGCTCCGCACCCCGTCCGGCGAGCCGCTCGCGCTCACGCTCACCACCAACGGCTCGCTGCTGCAGCGCAAGGCAGCGGCGCTGGCGGCCGCCGGCCTGCAGCGCGTGACCGTGAGCCTCGACAGCCTCGACGACGCGGTGTTCCGCCACATGAACGACGTCGATTTTCCGGTGGCGGACGTGCTCGCCGGCATCGACGCGGCGATGACCGCAGGCCTCGGCCCCTTGAAAGTGAACATGGTCGTCAAGCGCGGCACCAACGAGCAGGAAATCCTGCCGATGGCGCGCTACTTTCGCGACAACCACGGCGGCAAGGTGGTGCTGCGCTTCATCGAATACATGGATGTGGGCGCCACCAACGGCTGGCGCATGGACGAGGTGCTGCCCTCGGCTGAGGTCATCGCACGCATCGGCGCCGAGTTTCCGCTCGTGCCGCTGGAGCCCAGCGCGCCGGGCGAAACCGCCCAAAGGTGGGCCTATGCCGACGGCAGCGGCGAAATCGGCGTGATCAGCAGCGTCACGCAGGCCTTCTGCCACGACTGCAGCCGCGCCCGCCTGTCCACCGAGGGCAAGCTCTACCTCTGCCTTTTTGCCAGCGCGGGCCACGACCTGCGGCCCCTGCTGCGCGGCACCGCCACCGACGAAGACATTGGCTCGGCCATCGGCCACATCTGGCAGGGCCGCGCCGACCGCTATTCCGAACTGCGCGCGCTCCGCGGCCCCGACGGCGGCGAGTCCGACAGCAACAACAACAAGGCGCCGCGCCGCGTCGAAATGAGCTATATCGGCGGATGA
- the mobA gene encoding molybdenum cofactor guanylyltransferase MobA produces the protein MTSTQDSISPSEITGLLLAGGRGSRMGGIDKGLQNFNGSPLAMHAVLRLGMQVGEVMINANRNLAAYESFGVPVWPDSLADYAGPLAGFLTGLERCETPYLLTVPCDTPLFPLDLASRLAEAMAADDAEIAMVSAPEAAEPGAAPVLRPQPVFCLLRTALLESLVNFTQSGGRKIDAWTAQHRTVLVPFDRPGDAPDAFFNANTLAELHALENR, from the coding sequence ATGACGTCCACACAAGATTCCATTTCCCCCAGCGAGATCACCGGGCTGCTGCTGGCCGGCGGCCGCGGTTCGCGCATGGGCGGCATCGACAAGGGCCTGCAGAACTTCAATGGCTCGCCGCTGGCCATGCATGCCGTGCTGCGCCTGGGTATGCAGGTGGGCGAGGTCATGATCAATGCCAACCGCAACCTGGCCGCCTACGAATCCTTCGGCGTGCCGGTCTGGCCCGACAGCCTGGCCGACTATGCAGGTCCGCTGGCAGGCTTTCTGACCGGCCTCGAACGCTGCGAAACGCCCTATCTCCTCACCGTGCCCTGCGACACCCCGCTGTTTCCGCTCGATCTGGCCAGCCGTCTGGCTGAAGCCATGGCGGCCGATGACGCGGAGATCGCCATGGTCAGCGCGCCCGAGGCCGCCGAACCGGGCGCGGCGCCGGTGCTGCGGCCGCAGCCGGTGTTCTGCCTGCTGCGCACCGCGCTGCTCGAAAGCCTGGTGAACTTCACCCAGTCCGGCGGCCGCAAGATCGACGCCTGGACAGCGCAGCACCGCACGGTGCTCGTCCCTTTCGACCGGCCCGGCGATGCGCCCGACGCCTTTTTCAACGCCAACACGCTGGCCGAACTGCACGCCCTTGAAAACCGATGA
- the glp gene encoding gephyrin-like molybdotransferase Glp, with protein MSRIADIAAALAGYDPQALSVSGVQAFLAQLAAPAVVSEREEVGVREALGRVLAEDIISPVSVPPHDNSAMDGFAFDGAILRNDARTDESIDLRVVGTALAGAAWRGTLAGGEAVRIMTGAVMPDGLDTVVPQEFCKVDADRVSFPAKVLRRGDNRRFAGEDLMQGQPALRRGERLSPAALGMVASLGLPSVSALRRLRVAYFSTGDEILSLGEAPREGAVYDSNRYTVFGLLTRLGCEVIDLGLVRDDPATLAATLQRAASQADAIITSGGVSVGAADHTRAVMQQLGDMAFWRIAMRPGRPMAVGLVPRDPASSSLPGAAVLFGLPGNPVAVMVTFLAFVRPALLRMMGCHDIAATPPPLLRARSVSAIRKKAGRTEYQRGFVQAVPGALPVVRIAGNQGSGVLSSMVEANGLVVLHHDQGNVAAGGEVDVMMFEGII; from the coding sequence ATGAGCCGCATCGCCGACATTGCCGCCGCCCTTGCGGGCTATGACCCCCAGGCCCTGAGCGTCAGCGGCGTCCAGGCTTTTCTGGCGCAGCTGGCGGCCCCGGCCGTCGTCTCGGAACGCGAGGAAGTCGGGGTGCGCGAAGCACTGGGCCGCGTGCTGGCCGAAGACATCATCTCGCCCGTCAGCGTGCCGCCGCACGACAACTCCGCGATGGACGGCTTTGCCTTCGACGGCGCCATCCTGCGGAACGATGCGCGCACCGACGAGTCCATCGACCTCCGCGTGGTGGGCACGGCCCTGGCCGGGGCGGCGTGGCGCGGCACCCTGGCTGGCGGCGAAGCGGTTCGCATCATGACGGGCGCCGTCATGCCCGATGGGCTCGACACCGTGGTTCCGCAAGAGTTCTGCAAGGTCGACGCAGACCGGGTGAGCTTTCCCGCCAAGGTGCTTCGCCGCGGCGACAACCGCCGCTTTGCGGGCGAGGACCTGATGCAGGGGCAGCCGGCCTTGCGGCGCGGCGAGCGCCTGTCGCCCGCCGCGCTCGGCATGGTCGCGAGCCTGGGGCTGCCTTCGGTGTCCGCGCTGCGGCGTCTGCGCGTGGCTTATTTTTCGACCGGCGACGAAATCCTGAGCCTCGGCGAGGCGCCGCGCGAAGGCGCCGTGTACGACAGCAACCGCTATACGGTGTTCGGCCTGCTCACGCGGCTGGGCTGCGAGGTCATCGACCTGGGCCTGGTGCGCGACGACCCGGCCACGCTCGCCGCCACGCTGCAGCGTGCCGCAAGCCAGGCCGACGCCATCATCACCAGCGGCGGCGTGAGTGTCGGCGCCGCCGACCACACGCGCGCCGTGATGCAGCAACTCGGCGACATGGCGTTCTGGCGCATCGCCATGCGTCCGGGGCGGCCGATGGCGGTCGGGCTGGTTCCGCGCGATCCGGCTTCTTCATCGCTGCCGGGCGCTGCGGTGCTCTTCGGCCTCCCGGGCAACCCGGTGGCCGTGATGGTGACTTTTCTGGCCTTCGTGCGACCCGCGTTGCTGCGCATGATGGGATGCCACGACATCGCCGCGACGCCGCCGCCCTTGCTGCGCGCGCGCAGCGTGAGCGCCATCCGCAAGAAAGCCGGCCGTACCGAATACCAGCGCGGCTTCGTGCAGGCCGTGCCCGGCGCGCTGCCCGTAGTCCGCATTGCCGGAAACCAGGGCTCGGGCGTGCTGAGTTCGATGGTCGAAGCCAACGGGCTCGTCGTGCTGCATCACGATCAAGGCAACGTGGCGGCAGGCGGCGAGGTCGACGTGATGATGTTCGAGGGAATTATTTAG